A single genomic interval of Trichosurus vulpecula isolate mTriVul1 chromosome 6, mTriVul1.pri, whole genome shotgun sequence harbors:
- the CXCL13 gene encoding C-X-C motif chemokine 13, producing the protein MKSTAASVVVVLLLVLNNSLVQGILETNDASHKCKCLKTAEGVPLRSISTIVISPPKGACRNTECIVTLRTGRKVCVSPTHKWLEDVFRYLKRNKATTPKANIEKQRQDSR; encoded by the exons ATGAAATCCACTGCTGCTTCTGTGGTTGTGGTTCTGCTCCTGGTCCTGAATAACTCTTTAGTCCAAG GTATTCTAGAGACCAATGATGCCAGCCATAAGTGCAAGTGCTTGAAGACAGCGGAAGGCGTCCCTCTCCGCTCCATCAGTACAATAGTTATCTCGCCACCTAAAGGAGCCTGCCGAAATACAGAATGCAT agtCACATTGCGAACTGGGAGGAAAGTATGTGTGTCTCCAACGCACAAATGGTTAGAAGatgtcttcagatatttaaaaag AAACAAGGCTACCACACCAAAAGCGAATATAGAGAAACAACGCCAGGATTCCAGATAA